Proteins encoded within one genomic window of Chrysemys picta bellii isolate R12L10 chromosome 6, ASM1138683v2, whole genome shotgun sequence:
- the LOC135984332 gene encoding myb/SANT-like DNA-binding domain-containing protein 1, with translation MQSSPAVMAVQSQNRKRAPAWTDREVLDLIAVWGDESVLSELRSKKRNAKIYEKISKDMSERGYSRDATQCRVKIKELRQGYQKTKEANGRSGSHPQTSRFYEALHSILGAAATTTPPLTVDSEDGILSTAGSSDMLADGEDEEGDEEDEAVDSAYNADFPDSQDLFITLTEIPYQPSPAVNPDTESGEGSATTSATVSQPSLASHSQRLAQIRRRKKRTREDMFSELMGCSRAQAVQQTQWRENLSQMHQAHMEWEERWRQEDQQATQTLLGLMREQTDTLWRLVDVLQERRQEDRAPLQSICIRPPPPPSPIPPHPKCKEGGAAESVQTLTPPLQTALVVEGSHSPKFDKFFPSRLTQAPVQVSPPSSMCSC, from the exons atgcagagctctccagcagtgatggccgtgcaatctcagaatagaaagagggccccagcatggactgatcgggaagtcttggatctgatcgctgtgtggggcgatgagtccgtgctttccgagctgcgctccaagaaacggaatgcaaagatctacgagaagatctctaaagacatgtcagagagaggatacagccgggatgcaacgcaatgccgcgtgaaaatcaaggagctgagacaaggctaccagaagaccaaagaggcaaacggacgctctggatcccatccccagacatcccgtttctacgaggcactgcattccatcctaggtgcggccgccaccactaccccaccactgaccgtggactctgaggatgggatattgtccacggccggttcctcggacatgttagcggacggggaagatgaggaaggagatgaggaggacgaggcagtcgacagcgcttacaacgctgatttccccgacagccaggatctcttcatcacccttacagagatcccctaccaaccgtccccagccgttaacccggacacagaatctggggaaggatcagcca ccacatctgcgactgtctcacaacctagcctggcatcacactcccagaggctagcgcagattaggcgtagaaagaagaggacacgggaggacatgttctcggagcttatgggctgctcccgagcccaggcagtacagcagacccagtggcgggagaacttgtcccaaatgcaccaagcacacatggaatgggaggagaggtggcggcaggaagaccagcaggcgactcaaacgctgcttggactaatgagggagcaaacggacacgctctggcgccttgtggatgttctgcaggaacggaggcaggaggacagagccccgctgcagtctatctgtatccgccctcccccgccaccaagtcccataccccctcacccaaagtgcaaagaaggaggggcggcagagtccgtgcaaactctcactccacccctgcagacagctctagtagtagaaggctctcattccccaaaatttgacaagttctttccttcccgcctcacacaagcccccgtccaagtttcacctcccagttccatgtgtagttgctaa